A region of Chrysiogenia bacterium DNA encodes the following proteins:
- a CDS encoding type IV secretion system DNA-binding domain-containing protein — RALHTQGDYSISRLLHFVGQAEPEELRPLLAGSPAAILTQKGQEKMLGNTRAIISNYLLPWSFLPDGGSFSIKDWIRSSPGDQWLFVSYRDNQIAALRQLLSCWLQLAINETLSLDERAARPTFFIADEFDTLGKVAAKDALTKLRKYKGSCVFGLQSVSQLRATYGRDEAQTLLACLSSKLYLRQGDPETAKYCSDDLGQAQILRTEKSSSKRKGLGGDGNETAAERHVTEALVLPSELQNLPDLDAFLSLAGDYPIARVQIPIPRLPRVAEPFVVQA; from the coding sequence TGCGCGCCCTGCACACCCAAGGCGACTACAGCATCAGCCGCCTGCTGCACTTCGTCGGGCAGGCTGAACCGGAAGAGCTGCGGCCCCTCCTGGCCGGCTCGCCGGCGGCGATCCTGACCCAGAAAGGTCAGGAAAAAATGCTGGGTAACACCAGGGCAATCATTTCCAACTACCTGCTGCCGTGGTCATTCTTGCCGGACGGCGGATCCTTTTCAATTAAGGACTGGATCCGGAGCTCGCCTGGCGATCAATGGCTGTTCGTGTCCTACCGCGACAACCAAATCGCGGCCTTGCGGCAGCTGCTGAGCTGCTGGCTTCAGCTGGCGATCAATGAAACGCTCAGCCTCGATGAGCGTGCCGCCCGTCCGACCTTCTTCATCGCCGACGAATTCGACACCCTTGGCAAGGTTGCTGCAAAGGATGCGCTCACCAAACTCAGGAAGTACAAGGGTTCGTGCGTCTTTGGCCTGCAGAGCGTGAGTCAACTTCGCGCCACCTACGGCCGCGACGAAGCCCAAACCCTGCTCGCATGCCTCTCATCAAAGCTCTATTTGCGCCAGGGCGACCCCGAAACGGCGAAATACTGCTCCGACGATCTGGGGCAAGCCCAGATCCTGCGCACCGAGAAAAGCAGCAGCAAGCGCAAAGGACTGGGCGGCGACGGCAACGAAACCGCCGCCGAGCGCCACGTCACCGAGGCGCTAGTTCTGCCGAGTGAGCTTCAGAATCTGCCGGATCTGGACGCCTTTCTATCCCTGGCGGGCGATTACCCCATCGCCCGCGTTCAGATCCCGATCCCTCGCCTGCCGCGCGTTGCGGAACCATTCGTCGTGCAGGCATAG